From a single Pyxidicoccus xibeiensis genomic region:
- a CDS encoding lantibiotic dehydratase, whose product MKGWTLFPHLVVRTTGFPFDWLERLGCPESAVAARRLAAERRALDALRAEGPRVKRPPRAVLAALKAGRPVDAAGLEAPEVFDAWNARARSAREAEEAFEAALERESASMESALAALRKEPRFLEAVASSSPPVARDLLAGRDGARLRRQVASYLQRLCAKNETMGFFGPINYGRADAEAPTGVTLRWSGPQALVGRNTFAASWLVQGLVRAIAFDPELAAWLVLRRKAFSEAPARKAVPAPQSAEELLPRLVEVADGTRTLAGLASALGVAPGLAREAARWGCEKGLLTHQLEVPAAVHHPLDDLAERVAGLPCLAARRHVEGLSALLELMGRYGEADAAGKMALQASFAELARERWGVAPPSERGPASESHNFYQDRLPLREECGGDLRVEVGGERARELAARLEPALAWMAEAARRTRETARAAVAEWVGARTVPFWKVVAAYSDRAVPADTSMAEALASAISDASASCVELGGVAPPPMPGDVRALPLVTSVDLLVGARDVEAWGRGEYELVMGDVHDTALVWGWALQFHEARGRVESAMVRALGALRRPVPLVTVLASRRTGLLPSEFPGPVVELGGVSARASAWRLPLDDLFVESDGKSARLVSKRLGSEVCLYNGELESAVHTAFALPRIRPLRVSLGAHTPRVTLGGVVVQREQWRLGAEEREALLACRDDKARLRAAVGLWEARGMPDCVFAKFKDERKPVLVDVRSPPLLRVFLNLLEQKEEVVLSEMRPGPDQLWLQGPDGRHTVELRCTLFWGAPSAEPEAEEGR is encoded by the coding sequence ATGAAGGGCTGGACCCTCTTCCCCCACCTCGTGGTTCGCACCACGGGCTTTCCCTTCGACTGGCTGGAGCGGCTGGGCTGCCCGGAGTCCGCGGTCGCGGCGCGGCGCCTGGCCGCCGAGCGACGCGCGCTGGACGCCCTGCGCGCCGAGGGGCCTCGTGTGAAGCGCCCGCCCCGCGCGGTGCTGGCGGCGCTGAAGGCCGGACGTCCGGTGGACGCGGCGGGGCTGGAGGCGCCCGAGGTCTTCGACGCCTGGAATGCGCGGGCCCGCTCCGCGCGGGAGGCCGAGGAGGCCTTCGAGGCGGCGCTGGAGCGCGAGAGCGCGAGCATGGAGTCGGCGCTGGCGGCGCTGCGCAAGGAGCCGCGCTTCCTGGAGGCGGTGGCCAGCTCCAGCCCGCCCGTGGCCAGGGATTTGCTGGCGGGACGGGACGGGGCCCGGCTGCGCAGGCAGGTGGCCAGCTATCTGCAGCGGCTGTGCGCGAAGAACGAGACGATGGGCTTCTTCGGCCCCATCAACTACGGCCGCGCGGACGCGGAGGCTCCGACGGGGGTGACGCTGCGCTGGTCCGGGCCGCAAGCGCTGGTGGGACGCAACACCTTCGCGGCCTCGTGGCTGGTGCAGGGGCTGGTGCGGGCGATTGCCTTCGACCCGGAGCTCGCCGCGTGGCTGGTGCTGCGCCGCAAGGCCTTCTCGGAAGCGCCCGCGCGCAAGGCGGTGCCCGCACCGCAGAGCGCGGAGGAGCTGCTGCCCCGGCTGGTCGAAGTCGCCGACGGGACGCGGACGCTCGCGGGGCTGGCTTCTGCGCTGGGCGTGGCGCCGGGCCTGGCGCGCGAGGCCGCGCGGTGGGGCTGTGAGAAGGGACTGCTGACGCACCAGCTCGAGGTCCCCGCCGCCGTGCACCACCCGCTGGACGACCTGGCTGAGCGCGTGGCGGGGCTGCCCTGCCTGGCGGCGCGGCGCCACGTGGAGGGACTGAGCGCGCTGCTGGAGCTGATGGGCCGCTACGGGGAGGCGGATGCGGCGGGGAAGATGGCGCTCCAGGCGTCCTTCGCCGAGCTCGCGCGGGAGCGGTGGGGCGTGGCGCCTCCGTCCGAGCGGGGCCCCGCGTCCGAGTCGCACAACTTCTACCAGGACCGGCTTCCGCTGCGGGAGGAGTGCGGTGGAGACCTTCGCGTGGAGGTGGGGGGCGAGCGCGCGAGAGAGCTGGCGGCGCGGCTGGAGCCTGCCCTGGCGTGGATGGCGGAGGCCGCGCGGCGCACGCGCGAGACCGCGCGGGCCGCGGTGGCGGAGTGGGTGGGGGCGCGCACGGTGCCCTTCTGGAAGGTCGTCGCCGCTTACTCGGACCGGGCCGTGCCCGCGGACACGTCGATGGCGGAGGCGCTCGCGAGCGCCATCTCGGATGCCTCCGCGAGCTGCGTGGAGCTGGGCGGGGTGGCGCCGCCGCCGATGCCCGGGGATGTGCGGGCGCTGCCGCTCGTCACCTCGGTGGACCTGCTCGTCGGCGCGCGGGACGTGGAGGCGTGGGGGCGGGGCGAGTACGAGCTGGTGATGGGCGACGTGCACGACACCGCGCTGGTGTGGGGCTGGGCGCTCCAGTTCCACGAGGCGCGGGGGCGGGTGGAGAGCGCCATGGTGCGGGCGCTGGGGGCACTGCGGCGGCCGGTGCCGCTGGTGACGGTGCTGGCGTCCCGGCGCACGGGGCTGCTGCCCTCGGAGTTTCCCGGCCCGGTGGTGGAGCTGGGTGGGGTGAGTGCGCGCGCGTCGGCGTGGCGGCTGCCGCTGGACGACCTGTTCGTGGAGAGTGACGGGAAGAGCGCGCGGCTGGTGTCGAAGCGGCTGGGCTCGGAGGTGTGCCTCTACAACGGGGAGCTGGAGAGCGCGGTCCACACCGCCTTCGCCCTGCCGCGCATCCGCCCGCTGCGGGTGTCGCTGGGCGCGCACACGCCCCGGGTGACGCTGGGGGGCGTGGTGGTGCAGCGCGAGCAGTGGCGCCTGGGGGCGGAGGAGCGGGAGGCGCTGCTCGCGTGCAGGGACGACAAGGCGCGGCTGCGCGCGGCGGTGGGGCTGTGGGAGGCGCGGGGGATGCCCGACTGCGTCTTCGCCAAGTTCAAGGATGAGCGGAAGCCGGTGCTCGTGGACGTGCGCAGCCCACCGCTGCTGCGCGTCTTCCTCAACCTGCTGGAGCAGAAGGAGGAGGTCGTCCTCTCCGAGATGCGGCCGGGGCCGGACCAGCTCTGGCTCCAGGGACCGGACGGACGCCACACGGTGGAGCTGCGCTGCACGCTGTTCTGGGGGGCGCCGTCCGCCGAGCCCGAGGCGGAGGAGGGGCGATGA
- a CDS encoding lantibiotic dehydratase, with translation MSRSWTLGEVFVLRHAGFPFDWLESLGLSAELLEQTSRLLAEEEALLAMVRTGSGDADASAFQASLAQGREPTLKARHGPELRAALARYRDSREALQARYAGERQSLRRSLRERAAEPAIQEAVFLSSPAMFDNVWARYLKGGERPDTSDARRVERQVYTYLQRFCAKNETTSFFGPISYGERTSEDGFDVRTVPSGDTRRRTFFSFWAVTELSRAVWRERTLRAHLPLRLNPLFTVTAGRAVCAPLKLDVPLSPQAEQLLSVLRDHPTPAGAAALLGLAAEDVERQAVPLVKSAVLLWGLPFRPNDFGTFESVREAVAALPESEARTRWLERLDTLARLRADFEAGELGRRRELLPRLEACFTEATGKPARRGEGQVYADRLIIYEEASSPFRLRFGARFTTELEAALTGALDLSAAYGETVQRGFREQVRDALGPDAQPMDLLDYAVRLRPDTVSGSRFSPVPPVLLEADAARARALPVDFLGTSTPGGRYALPDVCLAAKQDGAGFEVMLARVHHHLLLWSWLCAFQPERQRYASVASRWLDSEPSARGLVGLSIRRRNKGFYVFPGRRLVYSVSDVLDVEEGALKPGDVKVLPTGDGPVLVDGKGERLHLYMPLDDFSSYPPFAALAHPQVLHAPLRTKGRHLPRLSVGGAVYQRERWELPASSLAGPTGFDLFLAVQRERRAGGWPRFVFMRSSKERKPYLIDTASPFAVDLLSHLAREAEHLSLEEMYPAPEQLWLKDARGRYTCELRMQFTRWSPGVPVPSHETVG, from the coding sequence ATGAGCAGGTCCTGGACGCTGGGCGAGGTCTTCGTACTGCGGCACGCGGGCTTCCCGTTCGACTGGCTGGAGTCGCTCGGGCTGTCGGCGGAGCTGCTGGAGCAGACCTCCCGCCTGCTGGCGGAGGAAGAGGCCCTGCTCGCCATGGTGCGCACGGGCAGCGGGGACGCCGACGCCAGTGCCTTCCAGGCATCGCTCGCGCAGGGCAGGGAGCCCACGCTCAAGGCCCGCCACGGCCCCGAGCTTCGCGCCGCGCTGGCCCGCTACCGCGACAGCCGCGAGGCGCTCCAGGCCCGCTACGCCGGAGAACGCCAGTCGCTGCGGCGAAGCCTGCGGGAGCGGGCCGCGGAGCCGGCCATCCAGGAGGCGGTGTTCCTCTCCAGCCCGGCCATGTTCGACAACGTCTGGGCGCGCTACCTCAAGGGCGGAGAGCGGCCGGACACCTCCGACGCGCGCCGGGTGGAGCGGCAGGTCTACACGTACCTGCAGCGCTTCTGCGCGAAGAACGAGACGACGAGCTTCTTCGGCCCCATCTCCTATGGCGAGCGCACCTCCGAGGACGGCTTCGACGTGCGCACGGTGCCCAGCGGGGACACGCGCCGCCGCACGTTCTTCTCCTTCTGGGCGGTGACGGAGCTGTCGCGCGCGGTGTGGCGCGAGCGGACCCTGCGCGCGCACCTGCCGCTGCGCCTCAACCCGCTCTTCACGGTGACTGCCGGCCGCGCCGTGTGCGCGCCGCTGAAGCTGGACGTGCCCCTGTCCCCCCAGGCGGAGCAGCTGCTGTCCGTGCTGCGCGACCACCCCACGCCGGCTGGAGCGGCGGCGCTGCTCGGCCTCGCGGCGGAGGACGTGGAGCGGCAGGCGGTGCCGCTGGTGAAGTCCGCGGTGCTGCTGTGGGGCCTGCCGTTCCGCCCCAACGACTTCGGCACGTTCGAGAGCGTGCGCGAAGCAGTGGCCGCCCTGCCGGAGTCCGAGGCACGCACCCGCTGGCTGGAGCGGCTGGACACGCTCGCGCGCCTGCGAGCGGACTTCGAAGCAGGAGAGCTGGGCCGCCGCCGTGAGCTGCTGCCGCGCCTGGAGGCGTGCTTCACGGAGGCCACGGGCAAGCCCGCCCGGCGGGGCGAGGGCCAGGTGTATGCGGACCGGCTCATCATCTACGAGGAGGCCAGCTCACCGTTCCGCCTGCGCTTCGGCGCGCGCTTCACCACGGAGCTGGAGGCGGCGCTGACGGGCGCGCTCGATCTGTCGGCCGCCTACGGAGAGACGGTGCAGCGCGGCTTCCGCGAGCAGGTGCGCGACGCGCTCGGCCCGGACGCGCAGCCCATGGACCTGCTGGACTACGCGGTGCGGCTGCGGCCGGACACCGTGTCGGGCAGCCGCTTCTCGCCCGTGCCGCCGGTGCTGCTGGAGGCGGACGCGGCCCGGGCCCGGGCGCTGCCCGTGGACTTCCTCGGCACGTCCACCCCGGGAGGCCGCTACGCGCTGCCCGACGTGTGCCTGGCCGCGAAGCAGGACGGCGCGGGCTTCGAGGTGATGCTCGCGCGTGTGCACCACCACCTGCTGCTGTGGAGCTGGCTGTGCGCCTTCCAGCCGGAGCGCCAGCGGTACGCGTCGGTGGCCTCGCGCTGGCTGGACTCGGAGCCCTCCGCCCGGGGGCTGGTGGGCCTGTCCATCCGGCGGCGCAACAAGGGCTTCTACGTCTTCCCGGGCCGGCGCCTGGTGTACTCGGTGTCGGACGTGCTGGACGTGGAGGAGGGTGCCCTGAAGCCGGGCGACGTGAAGGTGCTGCCCACGGGGGACGGGCCGGTGCTGGTGGACGGGAAGGGCGAGCGGCTCCACCTCTACATGCCGCTGGACGACTTCTCCTCGTACCCACCCTTCGCGGCGCTGGCGCACCCCCAGGTCCTGCACGCGCCGCTGCGCACGAAGGGCCGCCACCTGCCGCGGCTCAGCGTGGGCGGCGCGGTGTACCAGCGCGAGCGGTGGGAGCTGCCCGCGTCGAGCCTGGCGGGCCCCACGGGCTTCGACCTCTTCCTCGCCGTCCAGCGCGAGCGGCGCGCGGGGGGCTGGCCCCGCTTCGTCTTCATGCGCAGCTCGAAGGAGCGCAAGCCGTACCTCATCGACACCGCGAGCCCCTTCGCGGTGGACCTCCTGTCCCACCTGGCGCGCGAAGCGGAGCACCTCTCGCTGGAGGAGATGTACCCGGCCCCGGAGCAGCTGTGGCTGAAGGACGCGCGAGGCCGTTACACGTGCGAGCTGCGCATGCAGTTCACCCGCTGGAGCCCGGGCGTCCCCGTGCCTTCCCACGAGACGGTGGGCTAG
- a CDS encoding NAD(P)/FAD-dependent oxidoreductase gives MSGEAPAGSDSRILILGAGVVGLSAARRLVARGADVTVLDAVDPGGRGSRAAAGVAIPSVRLWDDPDMLAFARAGRAALAADLASLPEGEALRRGQGILRIVADAKARDVLGDKAAKDPEALGTWVDAARLVALEPALEGTPLLGAFQSEQGHMVDTDGYVDALLRAAAREGVHLRLGEAARSIEEAPGGVAVRTERETLRGEQLLVSAGPWSSGIEGLPALPLKPVRGQMLVVHQPGLQLTRVVSGPTYLAPWRSGEIVVGATEEDAGFVEQVTPAGLLHLSATVAKLAPRLREARFVRAWAGLRAATPDGRPYLGRYPGMSRTYVATGLGGQGILTGAHAGASIAELMAYGRCAAVVPFDPLRVAGVRS, from the coding sequence ATGAGCGGGGAGGCCCCGGCCGGGAGCGACTCCCGCATCCTGATTCTCGGCGCTGGCGTGGTGGGCCTCTCGGCCGCGCGCCGGCTCGTCGCACGTGGCGCGGACGTCACCGTGCTGGACGCCGTGGACCCCGGAGGCCGGGGCTCGCGCGCCGCCGCCGGGGTGGCCATTCCCTCCGTGCGCCTCTGGGATGACCCGGACATGCTCGCGTTCGCCCGGGCCGGCCGCGCCGCCCTGGCCGCGGACCTGGCCTCGCTCCCGGAAGGCGAGGCGCTCCGGCGCGGGCAGGGCATCCTCCGCATCGTCGCGGACGCGAAGGCGCGCGACGTGCTGGGAGACAAGGCCGCGAAGGACCCGGAGGCCCTGGGCACCTGGGTGGATGCCGCGAGGCTCGTGGCGCTGGAGCCCGCGCTGGAGGGAACGCCCCTGCTCGGCGCCTTCCAGAGCGAGCAGGGCCACATGGTGGACACCGACGGCTACGTGGACGCGCTCCTGCGCGCGGCGGCACGAGAGGGCGTCCACCTGCGGCTGGGAGAAGCCGCGCGCTCCATCGAGGAGGCGCCGGGCGGCGTCGCGGTGCGGACGGAGCGGGAGACGCTGCGCGGGGAGCAGCTGCTCGTCAGCGCGGGGCCCTGGTCCTCGGGCATCGAGGGGCTGCCCGCGCTACCCTTGAAGCCCGTGCGCGGGCAGATGCTGGTGGTGCACCAGCCGGGCCTCCAGCTCACGCGCGTGGTCTCCGGGCCCACGTACCTGGCGCCCTGGCGCTCGGGAGAAATCGTGGTGGGCGCCACGGAGGAGGACGCGGGCTTCGTGGAGCAGGTGACGCCAGCGGGCCTGCTGCACCTGAGCGCCACGGTGGCGAAGCTGGCGCCGCGCCTGCGCGAGGCCCGCTTCGTCCGGGCCTGGGCCGGGCTGCGTGCGGCGACTCCCGACGGCCGCCCGTACCTCGGCCGCTACCCGGGCATGAGCCGTACGTACGTCGCCACCGGACTGGGCGGGCAGGGCATCCTGACGGGCGCGCATGCCGGCGCGTCCATCGCGGAGCTGATGGCGTACGGCCGCTGTGCCGCCGTGGTTCCATTCGACCCGCTCCGCGTGGCGGGAGTGCGCTCGTAG
- a CDS encoding tetratricopeptide repeat protein gives MGTRALAVTVAGGVPQVLPSRALEVDVGVALPVAFGGLRRVLRACESAAPEVVGALSRAHPSEWNRLFPGSIQGVPDLADLALTPSERRLHRESEQMFWVLNVAAKAIVETLRASGRPLVLHGAGECDLVSLRAVMRAAEWSRLEGLDGTLLLTGWNVRRPHGAVGFEARRQAYLDALCDRMRAPRVSGPGPVSSRQVEPAVDLEGRYLQLAVDGTQAREDRVAAAILAIRSCFFTTNYEGALLAAEQGLALLDSEQGPDAELPGRVARAWDALDTGFTTPAIEIDRSSLGDAEELRALFLRSMGVVHVFTGSHEAAMEAFARGLQCRVPPELVARLHMFRALTLTKRFGQLPNARVEVEAGLAALERCTSADRALQEGWLRNVCALTWFQERKLDKAVVEEKLAMRCVGDLHDASATHLKINLISNASYLQETARQYGDAIATWRRFEKISAKWGANFAKHHCYRLAGLELAAGERDAAEAHFTEAYANADALGDSFHRQVIAAELGRMSLDAGQPATAVEWFARGEEHARAVGDPLKTAECLAGLALAGGRTDWTEALRCVQASTTWPKETEALRDALSRADAAAVHAALPRARTKLNRPFDPVNLY, from the coding sequence ATGGGGACGCGCGCGCTGGCGGTGACGGTAGCGGGTGGAGTTCCCCAGGTGCTGCCCTCGCGGGCCCTGGAGGTGGACGTAGGAGTGGCGCTGCCCGTGGCCTTCGGCGGCCTGCGCAGGGTGCTGCGCGCGTGTGAGTCCGCCGCGCCGGAGGTGGTGGGCGCCCTGTCCCGCGCGCACCCGTCCGAGTGGAACCGCCTGTTTCCCGGCTCCATCCAGGGTGTGCCGGACCTGGCGGACCTGGCGCTCACGCCGTCCGAGCGGAGGCTGCACCGCGAGTCGGAGCAGATGTTCTGGGTGCTCAACGTGGCGGCGAAGGCCATCGTGGAGACGCTGCGCGCCAGCGGCCGCCCGCTGGTGCTGCACGGCGCGGGCGAGTGCGACCTGGTCAGCCTCCGCGCGGTGATGCGCGCCGCGGAGTGGAGCCGCCTGGAAGGCCTGGACGGCACGCTGCTGCTCACCGGGTGGAACGTGCGCCGCCCGCATGGCGCGGTGGGCTTCGAGGCCCGCCGGCAGGCATACCTGGATGCGCTGTGCGACCGGATGCGGGCGCCGCGCGTGTCGGGGCCGGGGCCGGTGTCGTCACGGCAGGTGGAGCCCGCGGTAGACCTGGAAGGGCGCTACCTGCAGCTCGCGGTGGACGGCACGCAGGCGCGGGAGGACCGCGTGGCCGCGGCCATCCTCGCCATCCGCAGCTGCTTCTTCACCACCAACTACGAGGGCGCGCTGCTGGCCGCGGAGCAGGGGCTGGCGCTGCTGGACTCCGAGCAGGGCCCGGACGCGGAGCTGCCCGGGCGCGTGGCCCGGGCGTGGGACGCGCTGGACACGGGCTTCACCACGCCGGCCATCGAAATCGACCGGAGCAGCCTGGGCGACGCAGAAGAGCTGCGGGCCCTGTTCCTCCGCAGCATGGGCGTGGTGCACGTGTTCACCGGCTCGCACGAAGCGGCCATGGAGGCGTTCGCCCGCGGGCTGCAGTGCCGCGTGCCGCCGGAGCTGGTGGCGCGGCTGCACATGTTCCGCGCGCTCACGCTCACCAAGCGCTTCGGGCAGCTTCCCAACGCGCGCGTCGAGGTGGAGGCGGGCCTGGCCGCACTGGAGCGCTGCACGTCGGCGGACCGCGCGCTCCAGGAGGGCTGGCTGCGCAACGTCTGCGCGCTCACCTGGTTCCAGGAGCGCAAGCTGGACAAGGCGGTGGTGGAGGAGAAGCTCGCCATGCGCTGCGTCGGCGACCTGCACGACGCGAGCGCCACGCATCTGAAGATCAACCTCATCTCCAACGCCAGCTACCTGCAGGAGACGGCGCGCCAGTACGGCGACGCCATCGCCACGTGGCGGCGCTTCGAGAAGATCAGCGCGAAGTGGGGCGCCAACTTCGCCAAGCACCACTGCTACCGGCTGGCCGGACTGGAGCTGGCCGCGGGAGAGCGGGACGCCGCCGAGGCCCACTTCACGGAGGCGTATGCCAACGCGGATGCGCTGGGGGACTCGTTCCACCGGCAGGTCATCGCCGCGGAGCTGGGGCGCATGTCCCTGGACGCGGGACAGCCCGCCACCGCCGTGGAGTGGTTCGCTCGCGGCGAGGAGCATGCGCGGGCCGTGGGAGACCCGCTGAAGACGGCCGAGTGCCTCGCGGGCCTGGCGCTGGCCGGCGGACGCACCGACTGGACGGAGGCCCTGCGCTGCGTCCAGGCGAGCACGACGTGGCCCAAGGAGACAGAGGCCCTGCGGGACGCGCTGTCCCGCGCGGATGCCGCGGCCGTCCACGCCGCGCTGCCGCGGGCGAGGACGAAGCTCAACCGGCCGTTCGACCCGGTGAACCTGTACTGA
- a CDS encoding glycosyltransferase family 32 protein has translation MTTPALSFCFQDTHVRPTVVAAIRSAMAHNRGAAVHVYCDTASITRYQPLLPKARFEDLSQSFAALQTTRLDVAARRMRALALHRHGGWYLDAFDTLTLRPLPEVERFTIGEECWDARRRCTGACASPPGDPFALAWLTAMKAVPDAQWDHWSDQTLCNRVIDSGRFAVDRLPTGRLNWPSESGFTGELRLSEDQIEWLLDNAWVIHYFGRGARGLAYKEMDLTNLRRCRNLDGWLPRLILHYSKGLPTTPSGPSA, from the coding sequence ATGACGACGCCTGCCCTCTCCTTCTGCTTCCAGGACACCCACGTGCGGCCGACCGTGGTCGCCGCCATCCGCTCGGCCATGGCCCACAACCGTGGCGCGGCCGTCCACGTCTACTGTGATACCGCGAGCATCACCCGCTACCAGCCCCTGCTCCCGAAGGCGCGCTTCGAGGACCTGTCCCAGTCCTTCGCGGCGCTCCAGACGACGCGGCTGGACGTGGCCGCGCGGCGCATGCGGGCGCTCGCGCTGCACCGCCATGGCGGCTGGTACCTGGACGCCTTCGACACCCTCACCCTGCGCCCCCTGCCAGAAGTCGAGCGGTTCACCATCGGCGAGGAGTGCTGGGACGCGCGCCGCCGCTGCACCGGCGCCTGCGCCAGCCCGCCCGGAGACCCGTTCGCCCTGGCGTGGCTCACCGCGATGAAGGCCGTCCCCGACGCGCAGTGGGACCACTGGAGCGACCAGACGCTGTGCAACCGCGTCATCGACTCCGGCCGCTTCGCCGTGGACCGGCTTCCCACCGGCCGGCTCAACTGGCCTTCCGAGAGCGGCTTCACCGGCGAGCTCCGCCTGTCCGAGGACCAGATTGAGTGGCTCCTCGACAACGCCTGGGTCATCCACTACTTCGGCCGGGGGGCGCGGGGCCTTGCCTACAAGGAGATGGACCTCACGAACCTGCGCCGCTGCCGCAACCTCGACGGCTGGCTGCCCCGCCTCATCCTCCACTACAGCAAGGGCCTCCCGACGACGCCCTCCGGCCCCTCGGCCTGA
- a CDS encoding glycosyltransferase, producing the protein MRNTYACLVHESRECVIDLVRNLHHLDPGSRILLYNGGRDADLLHGFPFERYNAVIHPSPRPMKWGWLHDFALDCFRFALEHEPFDAMTIVDSDQLGLRPGYSAFLGDFLQANPGAGLLGNVQSPHGPGSRAAPAVHARRELDLWRPFLRRFPQGESQFVHWTFWPSTVFSADAARDLVKLWDGDSQLQDILRRSRIWATEEVLFPTLVALLGHRVLTSPCSYDLVRYRVRYSTAQLDGAMNHPGGFWAHPIPRRHDDPLRAHVRSRYLDYEGTARRVTPPPPENTAPPPAQDLSEPAPAANSDGGPRPLLLTWPILAEMQKVEGWLSDEEADLLIAASSRALSSLPAPHAVVEVGSYCGKATVVLGRVAEALGTPAPIHAIDPGDGVVGSRDTGLRHTGPTRDKLQQTLKQAGLAPRVQVHFEPAPAVPWSGPIAFLLVDGLHDYASVAADFRHLEPWLAVGGYVAFHDCADYFPGVKLYVRELLRGGRYRRVHMAGTLVVLEKRAQGEVPAPAPEPEPAPPTALPEPVAARPRLVVPASAEGLRVSCIMPTFNRRRFVPLAVRWFLAQDWADRELVVVDDGTEPVADLLPEDARIRYLRLERRHSVGAKRNLACQAARGDVIVHWDDDDWSAPTRLTYQVSALRQASAAVCGLTRVYYHQPATGRSWQYVYPAGQRPWVSGNTLCYTRDFWRRNPFPDINVGEDARFLWNDPARRLLVLEDASFFVACIHGANVDPKRVHHRFWQPHPTDAVRALMGDAFAALHDAALSDDSRPLASGAP; encoded by the coding sequence GTGCGTAACACCTACGCCTGTCTCGTCCACGAGAGCCGCGAGTGCGTCATCGACCTGGTGCGCAACCTCCACCACCTGGACCCGGGCTCGCGCATCCTGCTCTACAACGGGGGCCGCGACGCGGACCTGCTCCACGGCTTCCCCTTCGAGCGTTACAACGCCGTCATCCATCCCTCCCCGCGGCCCATGAAGTGGGGCTGGCTGCACGACTTCGCGCTCGACTGCTTCCGCTTCGCCCTGGAGCACGAGCCGTTCGACGCGATGACCATCGTCGACTCGGACCAGCTCGGCCTGCGGCCCGGCTACTCCGCGTTCCTGGGTGACTTCCTCCAGGCCAACCCCGGCGCGGGGCTGCTCGGCAACGTGCAGTCCCCGCACGGCCCCGGCAGCCGCGCCGCCCCCGCCGTCCATGCGCGCCGCGAGCTGGACCTGTGGCGCCCCTTCCTCCGCCGCTTCCCCCAGGGCGAGTCCCAGTTCGTCCATTGGACCTTCTGGCCCTCCACCGTCTTCAGCGCGGACGCGGCCCGGGACCTGGTGAAGCTGTGGGATGGGGACTCGCAGCTCCAGGACATCCTCCGGCGCTCGCGCATCTGGGCCACCGAGGAGGTGCTCTTCCCCACCCTCGTCGCCCTGCTGGGACACCGCGTCCTCACCAGCCCCTGCAGCTACGACCTCGTCCGCTACCGCGTCCGCTACTCCACCGCGCAGCTCGACGGCGCCATGAACCACCCCGGCGGCTTCTGGGCCCACCCCATTCCCCGCCGCCATGACGACCCGCTGCGCGCCCACGTGCGCTCGCGCTACCTCGACTACGAGGGCACCGCCCGCCGCGTGACACCGCCTCCGCCCGAGAACACGGCGCCGCCACCGGCGCAGGACCTCTCCGAGCCCGCGCCCGCCGCGAACTCGGACGGAGGCCCGCGCCCGCTGCTGCTCACCTGGCCCATCCTCGCGGAGATGCAGAAGGTGGAGGGCTGGCTGTCCGACGAGGAGGCGGACCTGCTCATCGCCGCGTCCTCGCGCGCGCTGTCCTCGCTGCCCGCGCCGCACGCCGTGGTGGAGGTCGGCAGCTACTGCGGCAAGGCCACCGTCGTCCTCGGCCGCGTCGCCGAGGCACTGGGCACCCCCGCGCCCATCCACGCCATCGACCCGGGGGACGGCGTCGTCGGCTCCCGCGACACCGGCCTGCGCCACACCGGCCCCACGCGCGACAAGCTCCAGCAGACGCTGAAGCAGGCCGGGCTCGCTCCGCGTGTGCAGGTCCACTTCGAGCCCGCGCCCGCCGTGCCCTGGAGCGGGCCCATCGCATTCCTCCTCGTGGACGGGCTGCATGACTACGCCAGCGTCGCCGCGGACTTCCGGCACCTGGAACCCTGGCTCGCCGTCGGCGGGTACGTGGCCTTCCACGACTGCGCCGACTACTTCCCCGGCGTGAAGCTCTACGTGCGCGAGCTGCTGCGCGGCGGCCGCTACCGGCGCGTCCACATGGCCGGCACCCTGGTCGTCCTGGAGAAGCGGGCCCAGGGCGAGGTGCCCGCGCCCGCCCCGGAGCCCGAGCCCGCACCGCCCACCGCGCTCCCGGAGCCCGTCGCCGCGAGGCCCCGCCTCGTCGTGCCCGCCAGCGCGGAGGGCCTCCGCGTGTCCTGCATCATGCCCACGTTCAACCGGCGCCGCTTCGTCCCGCTGGCCGTGCGCTGGTTCCTCGCGCAGGACTGGGCGGACCGCGAGCTCGTCGTCGTGGACGACGGCACCGAGCCCGTCGCGGACCTCCTCCCCGAGGACGCGCGCATCCGCTACCTGCGCCTGGAGCGCCGCCACTCCGTGGGTGCCAAGCGCAACCTCGCGTGCCAGGCGGCGCGCGGCGACGTCATCGTCCACTGGGACGACGACGACTGGTCCGCGCCCACGCGCCTCACCTACCAGGTGTCGGCCCTGCGCCAGGCCAGCGCCGCCGTCTGCGGCCTCACGCGCGTCTACTACCACCAGCCCGCCACCGGCCGCTCCTGGCAGTACGTCTACCCCGCCGGCCAGCGCCCCTGGGTGTCCGGCAACACGCTCTGCTACACGCGCGACTTCTGGCGCCGCAACCCCTTCCCCGACATCAACGTGGGTGAGGACGCGCGCTTCCTCTGGAACGACCCGGCACGCCGGCTGCTCGTCCTGGAGGACGCCTCCTTCTTCGTCGCGTGCATCCACGGCGCCAACGTGGACCCCAAGCGCGTGCACCACCGCTTCTGGCAACCCCACCCGACGGACGCCGTGCGCGCCCTCATGGGAGATGCCTTCGCCGCCCTCCACGACGCCGCACTCTCCGACGACTCCCGCCCGCTCGCCTCCGGAGCACCCTGA